A genomic stretch from Desulfocurvibacter africanus subsp. africanus DSM 2603 includes:
- a CDS encoding AI-2E family transporter, translating to MDIEARRLSARTAVVAGTLGLMAAPVVVILLAPEAFLLLFAGSLLAIFMIGSARIVEEHTPLSYGWSLLATLLMYLTMAALLALLLLPRVAESLTELGEQIPERISQAQDTLSRTSLGRVILREADKATETERIRNQLDEIWKRSAGAISSAAGALGSGVIILFIGIYLAAMPKAHLRLLRRFLPESGARKAEETMGEMGSVLWRWLMGRLLEMTMVGILTWLGLLLIGLPMALSLGFIAGALSFIPYLGPILALLPVTLVAISESLPMVLWVLGIFFVVQGVESYLLTPLIQKQAVSLHPVAILMAQLVMGSLFGILGVALATPLTAVAMTMAESLTPKPGIGG from the coding sequence GTGGACATTGAAGCAAGGCGGCTTTCCGCCCGAACCGCCGTAGTCGCCGGCACCCTGGGGCTCATGGCGGCTCCGGTCGTGGTCATCCTGCTCGCGCCCGAGGCCTTCCTGCTCCTCTTCGCCGGCAGCTTGCTGGCCATCTTCATGATCGGCTCGGCTCGCATCGTTGAAGAACACACCCCATTGTCCTACGGCTGGTCACTGCTCGCCACCCTGCTCATGTACTTGACCATGGCGGCGCTCCTGGCCCTGCTGCTCCTGCCGCGTGTGGCCGAGAGCCTAACCGAGCTAGGGGAGCAAATCCCCGAGCGCATCTCGCAGGCGCAGGACACTCTTTCGCGAACGAGCCTGGGCCGAGTAATACTGCGCGAAGCGGACAAGGCCACGGAAACCGAACGCATACGCAATCAACTGGACGAGATATGGAAGCGCTCGGCCGGGGCGATCTCCTCTGCGGCGGGTGCCCTGGGAAGCGGCGTGATCATCCTCTTTATCGGAATCTATCTCGCCGCCATGCCCAAGGCCCATCTTCGACTGCTGCGACGATTCCTCCCGGAAAGCGGGGCTCGCAAGGCCGAAGAAACCATGGGCGAAATGGGTTCCGTGCTGTGGCGCTGGCTCATGGGTCGCCTGCTGGAAATGACCATGGTCGGCATCCTTACTTGGCTCGGCCTGCTCCTGATCGGCTTGCCGATGGCACTCTCGCTCGGGTTCATAGCCGGCGCGTTGTCGTTCATTCCTTACCTCGGCCCCATTCTAGCGCTGCTTCCCGTGACCCTCGTGGCTATCTCCGAGAGCCTGCCCATGGTCCTATGGGTCCTGGGCATCTTCTTCGTGGTGCAGGGCGTGGAGAGCTACCTGCTCACCCCGCTCATCCAGAAACAGGCCGTATCGCTGCATCCCGTGGCCATTCTCATGGCGCAGCTCGTAATGGGCAGCCTATTCGGCATCCTCGGCGTGGCACTGGCCACGCCGCTCACGGCCGTGGCCATGACCATGGCCGAGTCTCTGACTCCGAAACCAGGTATTGGCGGATAA
- a CDS encoding DUF2267 domain-containing protein: protein MRYEQFVESVRERAGIESRREAEQTVEAFLGTLGERLPRTERDGLEAQLPNQLKNMFSCDRGTDRYDLEEFYNRAEKRMKIGYPQALERCKAVAGVLKDAVSEAYIKKVLHGLPAEYEELFGMREPGPLSPGTPEGDRGH, encoded by the coding sequence GTGCGATACGAGCAGTTCGTCGAGTCAGTCAGGGAAAGGGCAGGCATCGAATCTCGCAGGGAGGCGGAACAGACCGTGGAGGCCTTTCTGGGCACATTGGGCGAACGCCTGCCCAGAACCGAGCGGGACGGCCTGGAAGCCCAGCTGCCCAACCAGCTCAAAAACATGTTTTCCTGTGATCGGGGCACGGACCGCTATGACCTGGAGGAGTTCTACAACCGCGCCGAGAAGCGCATGAAGATCGGCTATCCCCAGGCCCTGGAGCGCTGCAAGGCCGTGGCCGGAGTGCTCAAGGACGCCGTGTCCGAAGCCTATATCAAAAAGGTTCTGCACGGCCTGCCTGCCGAGTACGAAGAGCTCTTCGGCATGCGCGAGCCTGGCCCCCTCTCCCCGGGCACGCCGGAGGGAGATCGTGGACATTGA
- a CDS encoding MFS transporter gives MTSPAKPRPQSMPALLTGLALSGLAAGAFSFAYPLTAAGLASAPLAPMDGASWIGAAFSIYFLAKLAAAPVMGWLADRMDGYGRSGASMGTLMALACVFASALPLLFQAASSVGKAQLGLLLVQAGLGLCAGASRPLALAAAAGPTSAAPAGRRLAQAALANQLAFLLAPLLGGLILAGRDIQAVLAFLSVGMLAAALFFFLALPRCTRTFRPPIPGTAASHPDPVGPRLLPALRAALADPLAARLLPAVAGRALGIAAWAAFLPMFLTSSLPRDPLLFGLLFSLPNLAVCLGLPFTGRLADGPYALRWAAGGMLISALGLLALPLLPSTIWAVAISGLAAGLGSAASLPASLGLAASSGPDRATHMAVYQSAASLGFVVGPLLGILAVRAFGTAEAALGLGGLCGVLCCLPLLAGTLPVATRSPVLAGAVALVLILAAIPLQRDAHPPATGLPSIRNAAAASISGIPYQYADLAMGTIVRLSLEAPDRHVADAAADKAFELIRIMQADLDLRNPHGSVGRVNLNAGRAPAQVSSEAYGVIERGLAWGRLTSGAFDISVGAVSRVAAYWGLDPWYARAQQGLVDYRKVVLDPVKRTVFLPEAGMALDLGGLAKGAVIDATVELLRRSGVAAGIVEAGGDMYCFGTRAWRVGIENPRGPGLLGSALLRERGICGSGDYRRFASGDDPRSQGRRHHVLDPHSLSSVSGSAAVTVFAENAETADALATALLVLGPERGIEFLSRELGAAALWVHDDLTLIASPGFPEMLSSPVR, from the coding sequence ATGACCAGCCCCGCCAAGCCGCGCCCGCAGTCCATGCCCGCATTGCTGACGGGCTTGGCCTTGTCCGGCCTGGCCGCGGGCGCATTCTCCTTCGCCTACCCGCTCACGGCCGCCGGTCTCGCCTCCGCGCCCCTGGCTCCGATGGATGGCGCGAGCTGGATTGGAGCGGCCTTTTCCATTTATTTCCTGGCCAAATTGGCAGCAGCACCCGTGATGGGCTGGCTGGCCGACCGCATGGACGGCTACGGCCGGAGCGGAGCATCCATGGGCACGCTCATGGCCCTGGCCTGTGTATTTGCCTCGGCCTTGCCTCTGCTCTTCCAGGCGGCCAGCAGTGTCGGGAAAGCCCAGCTGGGGCTGCTGCTGGTACAGGCAGGCCTCGGGCTGTGCGCCGGAGCCAGCAGGCCCCTAGCCTTGGCGGCGGCAGCCGGGCCAACCTCGGCCGCGCCTGCCGGTCGACGCCTGGCGCAAGCCGCCCTGGCCAACCAACTGGCTTTTCTCCTGGCGCCTCTCCTGGGCGGGCTGATCCTGGCCGGACGGGATATCCAAGCCGTGCTGGCCTTCCTGTCGGTCGGCATGCTTGCGGCGGCTCTGTTTTTCTTCCTGGCCTTGCCGCGCTGCACGCGCACATTCAGACCGCCCATTCCCGGCACTGCAGCAAGCCATCCCGACCCGGTCGGGCCACGGCTGCTGCCCGCGCTGCGTGCGGCCCTGGCCGACCCGCTTGCCGCCAGGCTGCTGCCCGCCGTGGCAGGCCGGGCTCTGGGCATCGCGGCTTGGGCGGCATTCCTGCCCATGTTCCTGACCTCCAGCCTGCCGCGCGATCCACTGCTCTTCGGCCTGCTCTTCAGCTTGCCCAATCTTGCGGTCTGCCTTGGCCTGCCCTTCACTGGCCGGCTGGCCGACGGTCCGTACGCCCTGCGCTGGGCGGCCGGCGGCATGCTTATCAGCGCCCTGGGTCTGTTGGCCCTGCCGCTGTTGCCTTCCACAATCTGGGCCGTGGCCATCTCCGGCTTGGCCGCAGGCTTGGGCTCGGCCGCTTCGCTGCCCGCATCCTTGGGACTTGCCGCATCCTCTGGACCAGACCGGGCCACGCACATGGCCGTGTACCAATCCGCTGCCAGCCTGGGGTTCGTGGTTGGGCCTCTACTCGGCATTCTTGCCGTGCGCGCCTTCGGCACGGCCGAGGCCGCCCTCGGCTTGGGCGGGTTGTGCGGCGTCCTATGCTGCCTTCCCCTGCTCGCGGGAACTCTGCCTGTGGCGACGCGCAGCCCGGTCCTGGCCGGCGCCGTGGCCCTGGTCCTGATTCTGGCCGCCATTCCGCTGCAGCGAGACGCACACCCGCCCGCAACCGGTCTGCCTTCGATCCGCAACGCCGCTGCCGCAAGCATAAGCGGCATACCATACCAGTATGCCGACTTGGCCATGGGCACCATCGTCCGCCTGAGCCTGGAAGCTCCCGACAGACACGTGGCCGATGCCGCGGCGGATAAGGCCTTCGAACTTATTCGCATCATGCAGGCCGATTTGGACCTGCGCAATCCGCACGGCTCCGTAGGCCGCGTGAATTTGAATGCTGGCCGCGCTCCGGCGCAGGTCAGCAGTGAGGCCTATGGCGTCATCGAGCGCGGCCTGGCCTGGGGCAGGCTCACTAGCGGCGCCTTCGACATCAGCGTGGGAGCCGTGAGTCGTGTCGCGGCCTACTGGGGGCTGGACCCATGGTATGCGCGGGCGCAACAAGGGCTGGTGGACTACCGCAAGGTCGTGCTGGACCCGGTCAAGCGCACGGTGTTTCTGCCCGAGGCCGGCATGGCCCTGGACCTGGGCGGCCTGGCCAAGGGAGCGGTCATCGATGCGACAGTGGAGCTGCTGCGTCGCTCGGGTGTTGCGGCGGGCATCGTGGAGGCCGGTGGGGACATGTACTGCTTCGGAACGCGCGCTTGGCGCGTGGGCATCGAGAATCCGCGCGGTCCCGGTCTGCTAGGCTCGGCTCTGCTGCGCGAGCGCGGCATATGCGGCTCGGGCGACTATCGTCGCTTCGCGTCTGGCGATGATCCCAGGAGCCAGGGACGGCGTCATCACGTTCTGGACCCGCACAGCCTGAGCTCGGTGTCGGGTAGCGCGGCCGTAACGGTATTTGCTGAAAACGCCGAGACGGCCGACGCCCTGGCCACGGCCTTGCTCGTCCTTGGCCCAGAGCGCGGAATCGAGTTCCTTAGCCGGGAGCTCGGCGCGGCGGCCTTGTGGGTGCATGATGATCTCACCTTGATAGCCTCGCCCGGTTTCCCCGAAATGTTGTCTTCGCCTGTCAGGTGA
- a CDS encoding TetR/AcrR family transcriptional regulator yields the protein MPKKTAILHSAQEVFGQHGYSTTTMKMVAEKAGVAFGLVAHYYGNKESLFITAGFSMIDDLLATLSHKTRKARSGLDGVRLFVESYLTFTQEHRRTFPVLIRCSPFSDVELPAERERIAEKFLEIIRALQAFVRRGQQDGSINPELPEAETAFLIYSNIVGAVRTTMITPYNVPGLYAETVRYVVRSLSVAAESSIPPFLRPSSLVD from the coding sequence ATGCCCAAGAAGACGGCCATCCTGCACTCAGCACAGGAAGTTTTCGGCCAGCACGGTTATTCGACCACGACCATGAAGATGGTCGCCGAAAAGGCCGGCGTGGCCTTCGGCCTAGTTGCCCATTATTACGGCAACAAGGAAAGCCTGTTTATCACCGCGGGCTTCTCCATGATCGACGACCTGCTGGCCACTTTGAGCCACAAAACGCGCAAGGCGCGAAGCGGCCTGGACGGCGTGCGCCTGTTCGTGGAGAGCTATCTGACTTTCACCCAGGAGCACCGCCGGACCTTCCCCGTGCTCATTCGTTGCTCGCCCTTCAGCGACGTGGAGCTGCCTGCGGAGCGAGAGCGCATCGCCGAGAAATTCCTGGAAATCATCCGCGCTCTCCAGGCTTTCGTACGCCGGGGCCAACAGGACGGCTCCATCAATCCTGAACTGCCCGAGGCCGAGACCGCCTTTCTTATCTACTCCAATATAGTGGGCGCAGTGCGCACGACCATGATCACACCCTACAACGTGCCCGGCCTATACGCCGAGACCGTGCGCTACGTGGTGCGTTCGCTAAGCGTCGCGGCCGAGAGTTCCATACCGCCATTTCTGCGGCCCAGCAGCTTGGTGGATTAA
- a CDS encoding sensor histidine kinase, with translation MTPPRPLSRLLNRVILLWLVLPGLFAIFILGVFGLHRMIDNFASDSKVFASSIVRYVEVYLDDAFSHLEAVETQYAALSKGSDKLPLSMLSFDPHFHKIMLVNEQGRILASSPSGDEGEHFGLDFDAGGADRLILSRPVPSQETGSLVLYIGRRIEGGLLLAGELDLEAFQRHLSALLVPGKGSLIITDAFGNLITHPDMRRVMTQDNIGGDALFRKADQGGQLILARDQHSRSLLVASAWPTSLTGWRIFLIKPLADVAKPAFMFLGALLAAVLLFFCALALFLRLSLNRHIVLPLASFAEAMRSLARGEQETSTPHQASSRELLRVFYSFRAMALRVRKRERELTASRERFRQLVENMEEIFSIMELPSGKLTYVSPAVKQVLGPNFAKLGMRPWDCLDMVHHEDAQRLRNSLERSGWMGVQIEEEFRVIQPPHGEARWMRLRAYPVRDGSGKVGSLVGFLQDITDKRRMDEALRHMVRATAAPVGEEFFAAMAQHLAEALETSHALIGTYTDTPPTRAMPLAFWGRGRPLRKEEYSLQDTPCGLVAQQGVALVQSGLSEAFPRARILQNEHLESFLGVTLHDSHGKPIGHIAVMDDKPLLDEARARSVLTIFSARVASEIERRAALSSMEASLAEKEILLKEVHHRVKNNLQVVSSLMSLQASSKGNPELTALLTESRNRVQAMALVHEEIYKSTDLARIDLSRYLRHLLNILLANMSNGRAVTLRLDIQDISLPVNLAVPCGLIINELFTNALKHAFANHDLGEVRIDMSRNEDGLVTLTLRDDGVGFPPDLDFRATETLGMQLVVSLVRQLDGSIDLLPGPGTAFAIRFQAGQAVVEQPLGPLDN, from the coding sequence ATGACGCCGCCTCGGCCTCTTTCACGTCTCCTCAACAGGGTCATCCTGCTTTGGCTGGTCCTGCCCGGTCTGTTCGCCATTTTTATCCTGGGCGTATTCGGGCTGCATAGGATGATCGACAACTTCGCCTCCGACAGCAAAGTCTTCGCAAGCTCAATTGTCCGTTACGTCGAAGTCTACCTGGATGATGCATTCAGCCATCTGGAGGCGGTTGAAACTCAATATGCAGCGCTAAGTAAAGGCTCGGACAAGCTTCCTCTATCCATGCTGAGTTTCGATCCCCACTTCCACAAGATCATGCTTGTGAACGAACAGGGCCGCATTCTGGCTTCATCGCCTTCCGGCGATGAAGGCGAACATTTCGGCCTCGACTTCGATGCCGGAGGTGCCGACAGGCTCATCCTGTCTCGTCCCGTGCCGTCCCAGGAAACAGGCAGTCTCGTGCTGTACATCGGACGACGCATCGAGGGCGGCCTGCTGCTGGCCGGCGAACTCGATCTGGAAGCCTTCCAGCGACACCTGAGCGCCCTGCTCGTACCAGGCAAGGGAAGCTTGATCATCACCGACGCCTTCGGCAACCTCATCACTCATCCGGACATGCGCAGGGTCATGACCCAGGACAACATCGGCGGCGATGCGCTCTTCCGCAAGGCGGACCAAGGTGGCCAGCTCATCCTTGCTCGCGACCAGCACAGCCGTTCGCTGCTGGTGGCCTCGGCCTGGCCGACGTCGCTCACGGGCTGGCGTATTTTCCTTATCAAACCCCTGGCCGACGTGGCCAAGCCTGCGTTCATGTTCCTGGGCGCCCTGCTGGCCGCCGTGCTGCTCTTTTTCTGCGCCTTGGCCTTGTTTCTCCGCTTAAGCCTCAATCGCCACATCGTGCTGCCGTTGGCCTCCTTTGCCGAGGCGATGCGCAGCCTCGCCCGAGGCGAACAGGAAACCAGCACGCCTCATCAGGCCTCCTCCCGGGAATTGCTGAGGGTTTTTTACAGCTTCCGGGCCATGGCCCTTCGCGTACGCAAGCGTGAACGCGAGCTGACCGCCAGCCGTGAGCGTTTCAGGCAACTGGTGGAAAACATGGAGGAGATATTCTCCATAATGGAGCTGCCCTCCGGTAAGCTGACCTACGTCAGCCCCGCAGTGAAACAGGTCCTGGGGCCAAATTTCGCCAAGCTCGGCATGCGCCCCTGGGACTGCCTCGATATGGTTCATCACGAGGATGCCCAACGCCTACGAAACAGTCTGGAGCGCTCCGGATGGATGGGGGTGCAGATTGAGGAGGAATTCCGCGTGATCCAGCCGCCGCACGGTGAAGCCCGCTGGATGCGCCTGCGGGCTTATCCGGTGCGCGACGGTTCGGGAAAGGTAGGCAGTCTGGTGGGCTTCCTGCAGGATATCACGGACAAACGGCGCATGGACGAGGCGCTGCGCCACATGGTTCGAGCCACTGCCGCACCCGTGGGTGAGGAGTTCTTCGCGGCCATGGCTCAGCACTTGGCCGAAGCGCTGGAGACATCCCACGCGCTCATCGGCACATATACAGATACCCCGCCGACCCGCGCCATGCCTCTGGCCTTTTGGGGTCGGGGGCGGCCCCTGCGCAAGGAGGAGTATTCTCTCCAGGACACGCCATGCGGACTTGTTGCTCAGCAAGGCGTGGCTTTGGTGCAGTCTGGCCTGAGCGAGGCCTTCCCGAGGGCTCGGATCCTGCAAAATGAACACCTGGAGAGCTTTCTGGGCGTAACGCTCCACGACAGCCACGGCAAGCCGATCGGCCATATCGCTGTCATGGACGATAAACCCCTGCTGGATGAAGCGCGCGCCAGGTCCGTGCTAACCATTTTTTCGGCTCGCGTGGCTTCGGAAATTGAGCGTAGAGCCGCCCTGTCGAGCATGGAAGCCTCTCTGGCCGAGAAAGAAATCCTGCTCAAGGAAGTCCACCACCGGGTCAAGAACAACCTGCAGGTGGTCTCCAGCCTCATGAGCCTGCAAGCCTCCAGTAAAGGCAACCCGGAGTTGACCGCCCTGCTCACCGAAAGCCGCAACCGCGTGCAAGCCATGGCCCTGGTGCACGAGGAGATCTACAAGTCCACGGACCTGGCGCGCATTGATCTGTCCCGCTACTTGCGCCATCTTCTGAATATCCTCCTGGCAAATATGTCCAATGGGCGGGCCGTCACTTTGCGCCTCGATATCCAAGACATCTCCCTGCCCGTGAACTTGGCGGTTCCGTGCGGCCTGATCATCAACGAACTGTTCACCAATGCCTTGAAACACGCCTTCGCGAATCATGATCTCGGCGAGGTGCGCATCGACATGTCTCGCAACGAGGACGGACTGGTCACCCTGACCCTGCGCGACGACGGGGTTGGATTTCCTCCGGACTTAGATTTCCGGGCCACCGAAACCCTGGGCATGCAACTCGTGGTCAGCTTGGTGCGCCAGCTAGACGGCAGCATCGACCTGCTGCCCGGGCCGGGCACGGCCTTCGCCATCCGTTTCCAGGCTGGCCAGGCTGTCGTAGAACAGCCTCTAGGCCCCCTGGACAACTAG
- a CDS encoding DUF2267 domain-containing protein, translating to MNFSQFVQRVQERSSAPSREASTTAAISVLTTLSERISRGQRLNLSAQLPNELKPPFMTDDRQEGFGVEEFVRRVQGRCGVEHDEAAALSRAVLGTLNEAIAPGEIDDVASELPKEFDSLLSGNA from the coding sequence ATGAACTTCTCGCAATTCGTCCAGCGCGTGCAGGAGCGCTCCAGCGCTCCCTCACGCGAGGCATCCACCACGGCCGCCATTTCCGTGCTCACGACCCTGAGCGAGCGCATCAGCCGAGGGCAACGCCTCAACCTCTCGGCGCAGCTACCCAATGAACTCAAGCCGCCATTCATGACCGACGACCGTCAGGAAGGTTTCGGCGTGGAGGAATTCGTGCGCCGGGTACAAGGGCGCTGCGGGGTGGAGCACGACGAGGCGGCGGCCCTAAGCCGGGCAGTGTTGGGAACCCTGAACGAAGCTATCGCGCCCGGCGAAATCGACGATGTGGCCTCGGAACTACCCAAGGAATTCGACTCGCTGCTGAGCGGAAACGCCTGA
- a CDS encoding glucan biosynthesis protein G, producing MRLFRFRSRKAVRSCPPFLRVTLFALLLLAIHPSSVSPAKPLGDQEVGFSFESVVARALGLAVAPYEDSKGQVPDFLLNMDYDAWRDIRFRPQKSLWRGEALPFELQFFHPGLYYDRSVSVNVVDQGRVGRLGFDTDMFDYGRNEFANDIPASMGFAGFRVHFPVNRADYKDEFLVFLGASYLRAVPKGQYYGLSARGLAVDTASPKGEEFPWFREFWIVKPKPQDTELTIYALLDSPSVTGAYRYVAKPGVSTEMEVSSVLFLRKPVEKLGIAPLTSMYFFGENSRPEGVDDFRPEVHDSDGLQIQFSSGEWLFRPLKNPKNLAISAFEAESVRGFGLLQRDRDFGSFQDLEAHYHQRPNLWIEPRGDWGSGRLELVEIPTPNEMNDNIVAYWSPARMPKPGVPMSFDYVMRWQGEAESHAPAGHAISTRAGQGSRTGSRLFVVDFKGGALESLAADAPIMAVISVDEGAKLLEQQVMRNQATGGWRLSFLVLPDASSALDKMLAERRSPVELRAFLQQGSDVLTETWSYSFKP from the coding sequence ATGCGTCTGTTCCGCTTTCGCTCTCGGAAAGCCGTGCGGAGTTGTCCGCCATTTCTGCGAGTTACCCTCTTCGCTCTTTTGCTCCTGGCTATTCATCCCAGCAGTGTCTCTCCGGCCAAACCCCTCGGCGACCAGGAGGTCGGTTTTTCCTTCGAGTCCGTCGTGGCCCGCGCCCTGGGCTTGGCCGTGGCCCCGTATGAGGATTCCAAAGGTCAAGTGCCCGATTTTCTGCTCAATATGGATTACGACGCCTGGAGGGATATCCGCTTCCGGCCTCAGAAATCCCTGTGGCGGGGGGAAGCTCTGCCCTTCGAGCTGCAGTTCTTCCATCCCGGCCTGTATTACGACCGCAGTGTGAGCGTGAATGTCGTGGATCAAGGCCGCGTGGGACGCCTGGGCTTCGACACGGACATGTTCGATTACGGCCGCAACGAATTCGCCAACGATATTCCGGCCAGCATGGGCTTTGCCGGCTTCCGCGTGCATTTTCCCGTCAACCGGGCCGACTACAAAGACGAGTTCCTCGTATTCCTGGGCGCGAGCTATCTGCGCGCCGTGCCCAAGGGCCAGTACTACGGCCTTTCCGCGCGCGGACTGGCCGTGGACACTGCATCGCCCAAGGGCGAGGAGTTTCCCTGGTTCCGTGAATTCTGGATCGTCAAGCCCAAACCGCAGGATACCGAGCTCACGATCTACGCCCTGCTGGACAGCCCGAGTGTCACCGGCGCTTACCGCTATGTGGCCAAGCCAGGCGTGTCCACGGAAATGGAGGTCAGTAGCGTGCTCTTCCTGCGCAAGCCCGTGGAGAAGCTGGGCATCGCGCCGCTCACTAGCATGTACTTCTTTGGCGAAAACTCACGCCCTGAGGGCGTGGACGACTTCCGTCCCGAAGTGCATGATTCCGACGGTCTGCAGATCCAATTCTCCTCGGGCGAGTGGCTCTTCCGGCCGCTCAAGAATCCCAAGAACCTGGCGATCTCCGCTTTCGAGGCCGAGTCCGTGCGCGGCTTCGGACTGCTGCAGCGAGATCGCGACTTCGGTTCCTTCCAGGACCTGGAAGCCCACTACCATCAGCGGCCCAACCTGTGGATCGAGCCACGCGGCGACTGGGGATCCGGCAGGCTCGAACTGGTGGAAATTCCCACGCCAAACGAGATGAATGACAATATCGTAGCCTATTGGTCGCCGGCCCGGATGCCCAAGCCCGGCGTACCCATGTCCTTCGACTACGTCATGCGTTGGCAGGGCGAGGCCGAGAGCCACGCGCCCGCCGGACACGCGATCTCCACGCGCGCCGGCCAGGGCTCCCGAACCGGCAGCAGGCTCTTCGTGGTGGATTTCAAGGGTGGCGCGCTGGAAAGCCTTGCGGCCGATGCCCCGATCATGGCCGTGATCAGCGTGGACGAAGGGGCCAAGCTCCTGGAACAGCAGGTCATGCGCAACCAGGCCACGGGTGGCTGGCGGCTGAGTTTCCTCGTGCTGCCCGATGCGTCCTCGGCCCTGGATAAAATGCTGGCCGAGCGACGTTCCCCTGTCGAACTGCGCGCCTTCTTGCAACAAGGCTCCGACGTGCTCACCGAGACATGGAGCTATTCCTTCAAGCCGTAG
- a CDS encoding DUF2267 domain-containing protein has protein sequence MRYDAFLQDVRDRLQPGERDMAETAVAATLAALGVALSKEGRADLAPQLPKELKAHFSAGLENGLDTAELFLARVAQTMNLDTTAVEPMVSAVMAALRDAVSEGALRNALSTLPPDYNRILGLESQGPARGAMP, from the coding sequence ATGCGTTACGATGCATTTCTTCAGGATGTCCGCGACCGGTTGCAACCAGGCGAGCGCGACATGGCCGAGACCGCCGTAGCCGCTACCCTGGCTGCTTTGGGCGTGGCGCTATCCAAGGAAGGGCGTGCGGACCTGGCGCCCCAGCTCCCGAAGGAACTCAAGGCCCATTTCTCCGCCGGGCTTGAAAACGGCCTGGATACGGCTGAGCTGTTCCTGGCCCGTGTAGCCCAGACCATGAACCTCGACACCACGGCCGTGGAGCCCATGGTCAGCGCGGTCATGGCCGCCCTGCGCGACGCCGTGTCCGAAGGCGCGCTACGCAACGCCTTGTCCACCCTCCCGCCGGACTACAACCGGATACTAGGCCTTGAGTCCCAGGGGCCCGCGCGAGGGGCCATGCCGTAA